One genomic segment of Pandoraea sputorum includes these proteins:
- the accB gene encoding acetyl-CoA carboxylase biotin carboxyl carrier protein, protein MDLRKLKTLIDLVAESGISELEVTEGEGKVRIVKAPPQVIAAPMQMAMPAAMPQVAAQAPVGSPAAAAPAAPALPQGHIVTSPMVGTFYRAPSPGADPFAQVGDSVKEGQTLCIIEAMKLLNEIESDKAGVIKEILVENGQAVEYGQPLFVIG, encoded by the coding sequence ATGGATTTGCGCAAACTCAAGACGTTGATCGACCTCGTGGCCGAATCGGGTATTTCCGAACTCGAGGTCACCGAAGGCGAAGGCAAGGTCCGCATCGTCAAGGCGCCGCCGCAAGTGATCGCCGCCCCGATGCAAATGGCCATGCCGGCCGCCATGCCGCAAGTCGCTGCGCAAGCCCCCGTCGGATCGCCCGCCGCCGCTGCCCCGGCTGCACCGGCACTGCCGCAAGGCCACATCGTGACGTCGCCGATGGTCGGCACGTTCTACCGCGCCCCGTCGCCGGGTGCCGATCCGTTCGCGCAAGTCGGCGACTCGGTCAAGGAAGGCCAGACGCTGTGCATCATCGAAGCGATGAAGCTGCTCAACGAGATCGAGTCGGACAAGGCCGGCGTGATCAAGGAAATCCTCGTCGAGAACGGTCAGGCCGTGGAATACGGTCAACCGCTGTTCGTGATCGGCTAA
- the accC gene encoding acetyl-CoA carboxylase biotin carboxylase subunit, whose translation MFEKILIANRGEIALRVQRACREMGIKTVVVYSEADKEAKYVKLADEAVCIGPAPSPLSYLNMPALISAAEVTDAQAIHPGYGFLSENADFAERVEQSGFTFIGPRPETIRLMGDKVSAKQTMIKTGVPCVPGSEGALPDDPKEIVRIARQVGYPVIIKAAGGGGGRGMRVVHTEAALVNAVNMTREEAGRAFGNPEVYMEKFLENPRHIEIQVLADKHKQAIWLGERDCSMQRRHQKVIEEATAPLIPRRLIERIGDRCADACKKMGYVGAGTFEFLYENGEFYFIEMNTRVQVEHPVTEMITGVDIVQEQIRIAAGEKLAYRQRDIEFRGHAIECRINAEDPFKFTPSPGRITAWHMPGGPGIRVDTHAYNGYFVPPNYDSMIGKLIAYGATREQAIRRMRVALSEIVVEGIQTNIPLHRELMLDAKFVEGGTSIHYLEHKLAQKSAVGGN comes from the coding sequence ATGTTTGAAAAAATTCTCATCGCCAACCGCGGCGAAATCGCTCTGCGCGTCCAGCGCGCGTGCCGCGAGATGGGCATCAAGACCGTCGTGGTCTATTCCGAAGCCGACAAGGAAGCGAAGTACGTCAAGCTCGCCGACGAAGCGGTCTGTATCGGTCCGGCCCCCTCGCCGCTGAGCTATCTGAACATGCCTGCGCTGATCAGCGCGGCGGAAGTGACCGACGCTCAGGCAATTCACCCGGGTTACGGCTTCCTCTCCGAGAATGCCGACTTCGCCGAGCGCGTCGAGCAATCGGGCTTCACGTTCATCGGGCCGCGCCCCGAAACCATTCGCCTGATGGGCGACAAGGTGTCGGCCAAGCAGACGATGATCAAGACCGGCGTGCCGTGCGTGCCGGGCTCTGAAGGCGCGTTGCCCGACGATCCGAAGGAAATCGTGCGCATTGCACGTCAGGTCGGTTATCCGGTCATCATCAAGGCAGCAGGTGGCGGCGGTGGTCGCGGCATGCGCGTGGTGCACACGGAAGCGGCGCTCGTGAACGCGGTCAACATGACGCGCGAAGAAGCCGGTCGCGCCTTCGGCAACCCGGAAGTCTATATGGAGAAGTTCCTCGAGAACCCGCGCCATATCGAAATCCAGGTGCTCGCCGACAAGCATAAGCAAGCGATCTGGCTGGGCGAGCGCGACTGCTCCATGCAGCGTCGTCACCAGAAGGTGATCGAAGAAGCCACGGCACCGCTGATTCCGCGTCGTCTGATCGAGCGTATCGGCGATCGTTGCGCCGACGCATGCAAGAAGATGGGCTACGTCGGTGCCGGTACGTTCGAGTTCCTGTACGAGAACGGCGAGTTCTACTTCATCGAAATGAACACGCGCGTGCAGGTCGAGCACCCGGTCACGGAAATGATCACGGGCGTCGACATCGTGCAGGAACAGATTCGCATCGCGGCGGGCGAAAAGCTCGCCTACCGTCAGCGCGATATCGAGTTCCGTGGCCACGCCATCGAGTGCCGTATCAACGCCGAAGATCCGTTCAAGTTCACGCCGTCGCCGGGTCGCATCACCGCCTGGCATATGCCGGGCGGCCCCGGCATCCGCGTCGACACGCACGCATACAACGGCTACTTCGTGCCGCCTAACTACGACTCGATGATCGGCAAGCTGATCGCTTACGGCGCAACGCGCGAGCAGGCGATTCGCCGCATGCGTGTGGCCCTGTCGGAAATCGTGGTCGAAGGTATCCAGACGAACATCCCGTTGCACCGGGAACTGATGCTCGACGCCAAGTTTGTCGAAGGCGGCACGAGCATTCACTATCTGGAACACAAGCTGGCGCAGAAGTCTGCCGTCGGCGGCAATTAA
- the tpx gene encoding thiol peroxidase, with the protein MSQVTLGGNPIEVDGQFPQKGQTAPALKLVNAKLADVTLDDFAGKRKVLNIVPSLDTPTCATSTRKFNEAAGKLENTVVLVISADLPFAMSRFCATEGLNNVVTLSTMRGREFLKDYGVAITTGPLAGVSARAVVVLDADNRVVHAELVPEIKNEPNYDAALAALS; encoded by the coding sequence ATGTCCCAAGTCACGCTCGGGGGCAACCCCATCGAAGTCGACGGCCAATTCCCGCAAAAGGGTCAGACCGCACCGGCTCTGAAGCTGGTCAACGCAAAACTGGCAGACGTCACGCTCGACGACTTCGCTGGCAAGCGCAAAGTCCTCAACATCGTGCCGAGCCTCGACACGCCGACCTGCGCCACGTCGACCCGCAAGTTCAATGAAGCCGCCGGCAAGCTCGAGAACACTGTCGTGCTCGTGATCTCGGCTGACCTGCCGTTTGCGATGAGCCGCTTCTGCGCCACCGAAGGTCTGAACAACGTCGTCACGCTCTCGACCATGCGCGGTCGCGAGTTCCTCAAGGACTACGGTGTTGCCATCACGACCGGCCCGCTCGCCGGTGTGTCGGCACGCGCTGTGGTCGTGCTCGACGCCGACAACCGTGTCGTGCACGCGGAACTGGTGCCGGAAATCAAGAACGAACCGAATTACGACGCTGCGCTCGCCGCACTGTCGTAA
- the prmA gene encoding 50S ribosomal protein L11 methyltransferase, with protein sequence MYRELVVEVARAQAEALSDALLDLGVLSVSVEDADADTPDEQPMFGEPGLTPPDTAWQRSRVVALVGEDQDAAVLLAAAVNELGLAESPAFTLRDVEEQDWVRLTQSQFEPMQIGQRIWVVPSWHDAPDTDALILELDPGLAFGTGSHPTTRLCMEWLEQHVQTGQSLLDYGCGSGILAILARKCGADPVIGIDIDPQAVESARYNSERNHAPVEYGLPDDLRDGQFNIVVANILSNPLKLLASMLTSRVAPGGRLALSGVLERQADEVIAAYAPYMKMSVWRAHDGWVCLHGQAAS encoded by the coding sequence ATGTATCGCGAACTCGTCGTAGAAGTTGCCCGCGCTCAGGCCGAGGCCCTGTCAGACGCCCTGCTCGATCTCGGCGTGCTGTCGGTCTCCGTGGAAGACGCGGATGCCGACACGCCCGACGAGCAACCGATGTTCGGCGAGCCGGGTCTGACCCCGCCGGACACTGCGTGGCAACGCTCGCGCGTGGTCGCGCTGGTGGGGGAAGATCAGGACGCCGCCGTGCTGCTCGCGGCGGCGGTCAACGAACTGGGACTCGCCGAGTCGCCTGCTTTCACATTGCGTGACGTGGAGGAACAGGACTGGGTGCGTCTCACGCAATCGCAGTTCGAGCCGATGCAGATCGGCCAGCGGATCTGGGTCGTGCCGTCGTGGCACGACGCACCGGACACCGACGCCCTCATCCTCGAACTCGACCCGGGTCTGGCCTTCGGCACCGGTAGCCATCCGACGACGCGCCTTTGCATGGAGTGGCTCGAACAGCACGTGCAGACGGGGCAGTCGTTGCTCGACTATGGCTGCGGCTCGGGCATCCTGGCGATTCTCGCGCGCAAGTGCGGCGCCGATCCGGTCATCGGTATCGACATCGATCCGCAAGCCGTCGAATCCGCCCGCTACAACAGCGAACGCAATCACGCGCCGGTCGAATACGGTTTGCCCGACGATCTGCGTGACGGTCAGTTCAACATCGTGGTCGCCAATATTCTGTCGAATCCGCTCAAGCTGCTCGCGTCGATGTTGACGTCGCGCGTGGCCCCGGGTGGACGGCTCGCGCTGTCCGGCGTGCTGGAACGACAGGCCGACGAGGTGATCGCGGCCTACGCGCCTTATATGAAGATGTCGGTCTGGCGCGCTCACGACGGCTGGGTCTGCCTGCACGGGCAGGCGGCCAGCTAA
- a CDS encoding DUF3426 domain-containing protein: MTQSARVLATRCPHCHTVFRVVADQLKLRDGLVRCGHCREVFDGRAYLCDPPADDTPPVSSSPSATPDAASAAPTATRPSTHEGTSSSSPTASTASSSLSPVTGEKPVPEMLTPTAIAALLGSPDESRAQMQHGPGRYMDDDDPTVLTAPTASPSSRAQAHTPSTVADRRPGAARVIWRVLMTLAVIALLCQWAWIERAALVDRVPALHGLFAAIGRPMHVAVGLPRQPDMIQISSVTLVTDAVGSNGDSDKDSGVASAAAASPVTASDASATSADAPTDSVPMTLTVFVRNEADHALAWPSLELTLSDIDGKPVVRRVFSANDYVTGATMRDAGLAPRSERTIRLRLSAQAALASNYRVLAFYP; encoded by the coding sequence ATGACCCAGTCCGCGCGCGTTCTCGCTACCCGCTGCCCTCACTGCCACACCGTTTTTCGCGTCGTCGCGGATCAGCTTAAGCTGCGCGACGGCCTCGTGCGCTGCGGCCATTGCCGCGAGGTATTCGACGGACGCGCGTATCTCTGCGATCCGCCAGCGGACGACACCCCGCCCGTATCCTCATCGCCCAGCGCGACGCCGGACGCCGCGTCGGCGGCCCCAACGGCCACACGCCCATCCACGCACGAAGGTACGTCGTCATCTTCACCGACCGCATCGACCGCTTCGTCCTCCTTGTCCCCAGTCACCGGCGAAAAGCCTGTGCCGGAGATGCTGACGCCCACGGCCATTGCCGCCCTGCTCGGCTCGCCCGACGAAAGCCGCGCGCAGATGCAGCACGGCCCGGGCCGCTATATGGACGACGACGATCCCACCGTGCTTACCGCGCCGACGGCCTCGCCTTCCTCGCGCGCGCAGGCGCACACCCCTTCCACCGTCGCGGACAGGCGCCCCGGCGCGGCGCGCGTGATCTGGCGCGTGCTCATGACGTTGGCCGTCATCGCATTGCTTTGCCAATGGGCCTGGATCGAGCGCGCGGCGCTCGTCGACCGGGTACCGGCGTTGCACGGCTTGTTCGCCGCAATCGGTCGTCCGATGCATGTGGCGGTCGGGCTGCCGCGCCAGCCGGACATGATCCAGATTTCGAGCGTGACGTTGGTGACCGACGCCGTCGGTAGCAACGGCGACAGCGACAAAGACAGCGGCGTAGCGTCGGCAGCCGCCGCAAGCCCGGTCACCGCCAGCGACGCTTCCGCCACATCTGCCGATGCCCCAACCGACAGCGTACCGATGACGCTCACCGTCTTCGTGCGCAACGAAGCCGACCACGCACTGGCCTGGCCATCGCTCGAACTGACGCTGTCGGATATCGACGGAAAGCCGGTCGTGCGTCGCGTTTTTTCAGCGAACGACTACGTAACCGGGGCAACCATGCGCGATGCCGGTCTGGCACCACGCAGCGAACGCACGATTCGGTTACGATTGTCGGCGCAGGCAGCGCTAGCCAGTAATTACCGGGTGCTCGCGTTCTATCCCTGA